In Ureibacillus thermophilus, the genomic stretch TTTGCAATCGTTAATACATCTTCCAATACAGAATCATAAGCAATCACGAATAACAAAGAATCTTTGTCCATTTTATTCATTTGTTTTAAGATATCCTCAACGTTAAACTTTATTTGAGTTACCTTTTTTCCGAGATTTTCTAATATTGAAGTTAAGTAACTGGCCGTTGGAGCGCATTGTCTAAAACCTAAAACATAAATATCGTTTGCTTTATGCAAATAGAGAGTCGCTTTTTGAAAGCTGTCCGCATCCACATACTGTATCGTATTTAAAATGCTGGCTACATCACCATTCATTACTTCACTAAATAAATATTCATGCTTTTTCCCAGCGTATATTGGTTCTTTCGTTGCAACCTTCTCTGTTTCTGATAAATCCTTTCGAATTCTTTCCTGCAATTCACTGTATCCAGATAAATCCATTGCATAACAAAACCGAATGACCGTCGACTCACTAACTCCAATGATTTTTCCTACTTCAGAGGCAATGTGTGTAGCAACTACATGGGGATTTTCAATCACCAGCTGCGCCACTTTCCTTTGACCCCTTGAAAGCCGGATAAAGCGCTTCTTCACTTCATCACTAAAACTCATTTTCTTAATGAATTCCTCCTTCATGAAATTCAATATTGCATCCAATTATAATAAAGTAGGTTAGCACGTATATTAATTGAATACAATGAGTTTTCTGAAAATATCGAAAAGTAATATGTTAATGTTCATAAATTCGTCAAATTTATTAGGAAGCTTTTTCCTGAACTAAAAAAGCTTCCTAATCATGTTAGCTTACTCCAACTCTATTTGTTTCGTTTCTTTTCCTAAAAAAACCACAGCTAGAACTCCAATGACAATCGATATACAAAATACGGCAAAAATCATGCCAAAGTCAAATCCTGCTGTACGCATCCAACCTACAAGCAATGGACCAAAAATTCCACCTATACGTCCGATAGCAGCCGCCATTCCAGCACCTGTGCCACGAATGACTAAAGGATATTGTTCCGGTGTATAAGCATATAAAGCGCCCCATGCACCCAAATTGAAGAATGATAATAGAATACCTGAAATTAAAAGCACTGTCACCGATTCTGCCTGTCCAAACACATAAGCGCTTAACGCAGTCCCTAATAAATAAACAACAAGTACAAATTTTCGGCCGATCTTCTCTACAAACCAAGCTGCAGTAAAGTAGCCCGGAAGCTGTGCAAGGGTCATAATCAATACATATTTAAAACTTGAAATTAAGCTGAAGCCTTTCCCTACCATCACACTTGGAAGCCATAAAAACATGCCATAGTAGGAAAATACAACTGCAAACCAAAGAATCCATAACATAAGCGTCGATTTTGTGTATTTTTTCGCCCATACTCCAGCAATGTTTTGAAGGAAGGTGCGTTTTTTTGCTTCAGGCTTTTCGGAAAACTGTGGAGAATCAGGCAAATGCAAACGTAAAAACATTGCATATAGCGCAGGGATTGCCGTTAATATTAATGCCACCCGCCATCCGGCAATTGGCCAAATGTCACTTGGGATGACAAAATAAGCAATAATGGCAGAAAGCAGCCATCCAACCGCCCAAAAACTTTCCAGCAATACGACCACTCGTCCGCGTTCTTTTGCCGGTACGCTTTCAGAAACTAAAGTTGAAGCGACAGGAAGCTCTCCTCCAAGCCCCATCCCAATAATAAAACGCAAAATTAAAAATGTCGTTAATGTTGTCGCAAAAGCGGAGAGACCGCTGGCAATTGAAAAACATAACAAAGTCACAATGAAAATGATTTTTCTTCCTATTTTGTCGGCAAGTAATCCAAAAACAAAAGCCCCTACTGCCATTCCAATGGAGTTGATACTTCCAATCCACCCCATTTCATTGGATGAAAGATTCCAATCGACAGCCAATGCTGCAATAATAAATGAGAGAATCCCAACATCCATCGCATCAAACAACCATCCAACTCCTGCAATTCCTAGCAATTTATTGCGAGAAATGCTTTGACTAGTGTTTTGTTCTGAAAGATCCTTCATCCGTTATTTCACCTGTCTTTACAATTGAATTGATATTATTACAATATACTGATTTTATAAGAATAGCAAGTAACTGATTTCGCCTTTTTCCATATTAATATTCTTGTCCGAAAATGTTAGAATAATGTTATAATTGTTTCATTTTTTCGATTTCTATTGAAATCTTCTATTGGTGTACGTTAAAATGTCTTTTATACAAAAACAATTGTTCATCCAGTGAAAACAAAGGAGATAGTATTATGTGGAAAGGTTTGCTTGAAGAATATAAAGAATTTTTACCTGTGACAGACAAAACGCCTGCTTTAACTTTAAACGAAGGAAATACTCCTTTAATTTATTTAGGAAACATCTCAAAAAAATTAGGGATTGAATTATACGGAAAATATGAAGGGTTAAATCCAACTGGCTCTTTCAAAGACCGCGGCATGGTGGTAGCTGTGGCAAAAGCCGTAGAAGAAGGAGCAAAATGCGTAATTTGTGCATCTACTGGTAATACTTCTGCTGCTGCCAGCGCTTATGCTGCCCGCGCAGGCATCCAATCCATCGTAGTCATTCCAAAAGGAAAAGTAGCTCTTGGAAAACTCGCACAAGCTTGCATGTATGGTGCGAAAATTATCGAAATTGATGGAAATTTCGACGATGCCCTTTCCATCGTTCGCAAAATTAGCGAAGAAGGAAAAGTAACGCTTGTAAACTCTGTAAATCCATATCGCATTGAAGGGCAAAAAACTGCAGCTTTTGAAATTGTAGATGCATTAGGAAAAGCGCCAGATTATTTATGCATCCCTGTCGGCAACGCTGGAAACATTACAGCTTATTGGAAAGGCTTCAAAGAATATCATGAAGCGAAAAACTGTGGCCTTCCTAAAATGTATGGTTTTGAAGCAGAAGGTGCTGCAGCCATTGTAAAAGGAGAGCCAATTGCAAATCCTGAAACAATTGCAACAGCTATCCGCATTGGCAACCCAGCAAGCTGGAAATTTGCTGAAGCTGCCCGCGATGAATCTGGCGGGATTATCGATTCAGTAACGGATGATGAAATCCTTGCCGCATATAAAGAAATTGCAAGAAGCGAAGGAATTTTTGTGGAACCAGGTTCAGCCGCATCTCTTGCCGGTGTTATCAAATCAGTAAATAACGGCAAAATCGAAAAAGGCAGCACGGTTGTTACAATCTTCACAGGAAACGGTCTAAAAGATCCAGATACAGCGCTAAAAGCTACTACGGTAGAAGTGGTTTCTTTGAAAAATGATATGAACGAAATTAGAAATTACATTGAGGGTTTAGTATGAGTAAAAAATGGAAAATTACCGTTCCAGGCAGTACTGCAAATTTAGGCCCTGGATTTGATTCAATCGGTCTCAGCCTATCTCTTTATCTTGAATTAACGGTTTCTTTGCAGGA encodes the following:
- a CDS encoding MurR/RpiR family transcriptional regulator — protein: MSFSDEVKKRFIRLSRGQRKVAQLVIENPHVVATHIASEVGKIIGVSESTVIRFCYAMDLSGYSELQERIRKDLSETEKVATKEPIYAGKKHEYLFSEVMNGDVASILNTIQYVDADSFQKATLYLHKANDIYVLGFRQCAPTASYLTSILENLGKKVTQIKFNVEDILKQMNKMDKDSLLFVIAYDSVLEDVLTIAKIAKNKNVKLIAITNSTISPLRDYAEINFVVGAQKQFAFEGNTAANSITHALIEGMMILNRNDYRKCLKCDTLLHYDFNLLEKQSAATK
- a CDS encoding MFS transporter yields the protein MKDLSEQNTSQSISRNKLLGIAGVGWLFDAMDVGILSFIIAALAVDWNLSSNEMGWIGSINSIGMAVGAFVFGLLADKIGRKIIFIVTLLCFSIASGLSAFATTLTTFLILRFIIGMGLGGELPVASTLVSESVPAKERGRVVVLLESFWAVGWLLSAIIAYFVIPSDIWPIAGWRVALILTAIPALYAMFLRLHLPDSPQFSEKPEAKKRTFLQNIAGVWAKKYTKSTLMLWILWFAVVFSYYGMFLWLPSVMVGKGFSLISSFKYVLIMTLAQLPGYFTAAWFVEKIGRKFVLVVYLLGTALSAYVFGQAESVTVLLISGILLSFFNLGAWGALYAYTPEQYPLVIRGTGAGMAAAIGRIGGIFGPLLVGWMRTAGFDFGMIFAVFCISIVIGVLAVVFLGKETKQIELE
- the thrC gene encoding threonine synthase, with product MWKGLLEEYKEFLPVTDKTPALTLNEGNTPLIYLGNISKKLGIELYGKYEGLNPTGSFKDRGMVVAVAKAVEEGAKCVICASTGNTSAAASAYAARAGIQSIVVIPKGKVALGKLAQACMYGAKIIEIDGNFDDALSIVRKISEEGKVTLVNSVNPYRIEGQKTAAFEIVDALGKAPDYLCIPVGNAGNITAYWKGFKEYHEAKNCGLPKMYGFEAEGAAAIVKGEPIANPETIATAIRIGNPASWKFAEAARDESGGIIDSVTDDEILAAYKEIARSEGIFVEPGSAASLAGVIKSVNNGKIEKGSTVVTIFTGNGLKDPDTALKATTVEVVSLKNDMNEIRNYIEGLV